The window CCGTTCATATTCATAATCTCATAGGTTTCGAACCTAGAATCTGATTTGAAGCTTGTTCCATTAATCGTGTCATTATTATGTATGTAAAGTAGGGGAGAGTCTGTATATACAAGATCTTGTTTAGAATCATAAAAAAGTTTATCTGTGTAGAGTTTTGCTCCATTTGGATGAAAAAGTACTACACTATCCCTTGCCGTCAAAATATTTGTCTTTTCATCAATACTTCCACGGATACTTTCCAATTTACCGGTTTTTACACCTTCCTTATTGTAAAAAAATACAATAATTCCAGAATCAAGATCAGTTTTATATATATCACGCTTTAATTCTTTTCGTTGCATGTATTTTGCGTGCATTCTAGCCTTGATATTATCCTTCTCAGTAAATTCCATATCAAGATCCCAGCCTTCATTGTCTGGTACTTCCTGTATATTTTCATCAATTTTCTCTATGTAAGAGTAATCTCCACAGGAAAAAAGGAATAAACTAATCAAAATATAAAGCCAGAGCCTCATTATACCTGCCATCTTTATTTAAAATTGAAACAAGAAATTCTCTTACACTTCCTTCTCCACCTTTCAATGTAGAAACAAAATCAACTCTACTTTTAATCTCTTCTTCTCCATCAGAAGGGGAGCCTTTATATGAACATTTTTTCATCGCAGGCCAATCAAACCAGTCGTCACCAAAATAAGCAACTTCGTTATAATCTATATTTAACATCTTCGTCAATTCATCAAGTTTATCAGATTTGTTCATACATCCTGTGTAAATATGATCTATATCTATAACTTTTGCTCTGTTTTCAACAATTTTACTCTCACCGCCTGTTATAATTGCGATTGTATATCCAAGTGGTTTCATAATATGCTTAATGAAAAATCCATCTTTTGCAGAAAAAGGTTTAGCTATTATTTCTTCATTGTAGTAATAAATTTTATTATCTGTTAAGCATCCATCAACATCTAGTATTATAAGTTTTATTGCCATACAAGACCTTTAATCAGTAAACATTCAGAAACTATCCGCTTAAATTCTTCTAAATTGACCATGCTAAGTGCATCGGATCTGCCTTTTAGTGGTTCTGGGTGTGTTTCGATAAACAAGCCATCCACCCATCCAGTAGCCATTGCTGCTCTGGCTAGATTTCTTACTTTATCAGGTTCTCCACCACTTGCAGTTCCAGTAGCAGCAGGCCTTTGAAGGGAGTGTGTTGCATCGTAAATCACAGGTTTATTGAATTTCTTCATCTCTCCAAATGATCTGAAATCGACAACGAGGTTGTTATAACCGAAAAAAGTACCTCTCTCGGTTAGAAAAATTTTAGCATTACCAGTAGATTCAACTTTTTTTACAGCATTATCCATTTCTTGAGGCGAAACAAATTGACCTTTTTTGATATTTACATATCTACCAGAATTCCCACAAGCCGTAAGCAGATCAGTTTGCCTACATAAAAAAGCAGGTATTTGAAGAATGTCAGCTACTTCTGCGGCAACTTTTACATCAGTAGTTTCATGTACGTCTGTAAGTATTGGAAGTTCAAAGTCTTTACCGATATCTGACAAAATTCTCAATCCTTCATCAAGTCCCGGACCTGTATATGAGTTGATACTAGATCTATTTGCTTTTTTATATGAAGCTTTGAAAATTACATTTATATTGTAAATTTGTTCTATTTGCTTTACAGAATCTGCTATCTTCTTCATGGTCCCTATGTCCTCAATGACACAAGGTCCAGCAATCAGAATCATTTTAGTATTGTCAAGTATAAGGCTCAATGTCTACCTCTCCATTTCATTACGAAATTGAGGTTCAAGATAAAAATATTTTAAATTTTAAGCAAGTATTGATCAAAGAAATTTGAAAATGAGAAAAAAGAGAGGAGACATGCGAATCTCCTCAATAAATTCTAGTTACTGTATGTATAACCTTTTATATATATAAAATTATCACTCTTGGTTTGCATAATATAGAAATCATTTTCTTGGTTATCATCAAGTTCAGCACTACGTATGGAGGTTTTTCCTGGCCACTCTCCAATAATACATTCGTCAGTTTTTTCAAACATTGAATCATTCATTGTATATAAGTCTAGTTTGAAATATCCATTAGTTTCATAAATATGGCGTAGTGTTAGTAAGTTATCCTTTACTTCAAAATCAAGAAGACCATTATTAATCCATTCACTTATTGTGAAATCATGTGCTTGTGATAGATCATCACCATTTGAAGTAAAAATTTCAATTTTCAAAAATCCACTTTTGGATTGAGTTATTATAAGATCTGATTTTGAATCTTGATTATAATCCAAAAAATTAAACTTCATATCATCACTACATGAAGTGAGAGTATGCATAGATGAAAGTACCATCTGTGAGTTATCCAAAAGGTATAAGTACATTTTCAAGTTATCGTTTACTTTTGCTAAAGTT of the Candidatus Delongbacteria bacterium genome contains:
- the lptC gene encoding LPS export ABC transporter periplasmic protein LptC, which produces MRLWLYILISLFLFSCGDYSYIEKIDENIQEVPDNEGWDLDMEFTEKDNIKARMHAKYMQRKELKRDIYKTDLDSGIIVFFYNKEGVKTGKLESIRGSIDEKTNILTARDSVVLFHPNGAKLYTDKLFYDSKQDLVYTDSPLLYIHNNDTINGTSFKSDSRFETYEIMNMNGKAEKLENFKIK
- a CDS encoding HAD hydrolase family protein gives rise to the protein MAIKLIILDVDGCLTDNKIYYYNEEIIAKPFSAKDGFFIKHIMKPLGYTIAIITGGESKIVENRAKVIDIDHIYTGCMNKSDKLDELTKMLNIDYNEVAYFGDDWFDWPAMKKCSYKGSPSDGEEEIKSRVDFVSTLKGGEGSVREFLVSILNKDGRYNEALALYFD
- the kdsA gene encoding 3-deoxy-8-phosphooctulonate synthase, with translation MILIAGPCVIEDIGTMKKIADSVKQIEQIYNINVIFKASYKKANRSSINSYTGPGLDEGLRILSDIGKDFELPILTDVHETTDVKVAAEVADILQIPAFLCRQTDLLTACGNSGRYVNIKKGQFVSPQEMDNAVKKVESTGNAKIFLTERGTFFGYNNLVVDFRSFGEMKKFNKPVIYDATHSLQRPAATGTASGGEPDKVRNLARAAMATGWVDGLFIETHPEPLKGRSDALSMVNLEEFKRIVSECLLIKGLVWQ